A portion of the Solea senegalensis isolate Sse05_10M linkage group LG17, IFAPA_SoseM_1, whole genome shotgun sequence genome contains these proteins:
- the cgrrf1 gene encoding cell growth regulator with RING finger domain protein 1: MAGVFLVTLYEYSPLFYISVVSLCFVVTAAVVLGWFGFDVPVILRSSDETESILSTPEKHMIQVTNPFAIAMGSGPASVTDGASVRPCCLEPCVLSCFWGCEVTALQGALRSYQHGLRLSTPQHFQEALHQRYHHLQSFHVSSEDAEECHTQIPVDQGITDFGLLPRERYPLVAVLTLAEPEARDTYNIVASVTVIHVPDVKYKLTARALFQYLLTSRGNMYELKPLFMSADSTALSGPPDSELSTTPDKPSEEALRAEPSPAPEGEDEDWSAGSGRDCVVCQNAAVNRVLLPCRHACVCDGCMSHFQHCPICRAFILESFTLTQGAAAEQRLQSDTVSGN, encoded by the exons ATGGCAGGTGTTTTCCTCGTCACGCTGTATGAGTACTCGCCGCTGTTTTACATCAGCGTGGTGTCGTTGTGTTTCGTTGTTACCGCTGCCGTGGTGCTCGGGTG GTTTGGCTTTGATGTCCCTGTGATTCTTCGCAGCTCAGATGAGACAGAGTCCATCCTCTCAACTCCTGAGAAGCATATGATCCAGGTGACCAATCCCTTTGCTATAGCGATGGGCTCTGGTCCAGCATCCGTCACTG ATGGTGCATCAGTGCGGCCTTGCTGTCTGGAACCTTGCGTCTTGAGCTGTTTTTGGGGTTGTGAGGTTACTGCTCTACAGGGAGCACTGCGGTCTTATCAGCATGGACTGAGGCTCAGCACACCACAGCATTTTCAGGAGGCACTACACCAACGCTACCATCACCTCCAGAGCTTCCA TGTCAGCAGTGAAGACGCAGAGGAATGCCACACACAGATTCCTGTTGACCAGGGAATCACAGACTTTGGCCTGTTGCCGAGGGAACGCTACCCTCTTGTTGCTGTGCTGACACTGGCAGAGCCAGAAGCCAGGGACACATACAATATT GTGGCCAGTGTGACGGTGATTCATGTTCCTGATGTTAAATACAAACTCACTGCACGGGCTCTCTTTCAGTACCTTCTAACTTCACGGGGGAACATGTATGAATTAAAG CCTCTGTTCATGTCAGCAGACAGCACGGCGCTGTCTGGGCCTCCTGACTCAGAACTCAGCACCACACCCGACAAACCGTCAGAGGAGGCCCTCAGAGCAGAGCCGAGTCCAGCACCTGAGGGAGAAGACGAGGACTGGTCAGCGGGATCAGGCAGAGACTGTGTGGTGTGTCAGAATGCAGCAGTGAACAGGGTGCTGCTCCCCTGCAGACATGCTTGTGTATGTGATGGCTGCATGTCACACTTTCAGCACTGCCCCATCTGCAGGGCCTTCATCCTGGAGTCATTCACCCTGACACAAGGAGCAGCTGCGGAACAGAGACTCcagtctgacacagtcagtgGCAATTAA